A DNA window from Micromonospora sp. NBC_01739 contains the following coding sequences:
- a CDS encoding transposase, with product MRRGEQPPWIVSDESWAEVEPLRPPRPPRRYRYPGRVSGGERRLPRPGTQGAAQSSPSPVHRRKPGSKHHVITDAGSPPRHGPDRRQPPRRHPAHALVDKIPPIRGTCGRPRQPPHRIHADRGYGYDCYRRQIRAKGITPVVARRGTGHGSGLGARRWVVEQTIALLHRFRRLRIRWEIRDDIH from the coding sequence GTGAGGAGGGGTGAGCAGCCGCCGTGGATCGTCTCCGACGAGTCGTGGGCCGAGGTCGAACCGCTGCGGCCACCCCGTCCGCCTCGCCGGTACCGCTACCCCGGACGTGTCTCGGGCGGTGAACGACGGCTCCCACGCCCGGGCACTCAAGGGGCGGCCCAGTCCAGTCCGAGCCCGGTTCACCGCCGCAAGCCCGGCTCGAAACACCACGTCATCACCGACGCGGGCAGCCCCCCTCGCCACGGCCCGGACCGGCGGCAACCGCCACGACGTCACCCAGCTCATGCCCTGGTCGACAAGATCCCACCGATCAGAGGGACCTGCGGCCGACCCCGGCAACCACCACATCGGATCCACGCCGACCGGGGCTACGGCTACGACTGCTACCGCCGCCAAATTCGCGCCAAGGGCATCACCCCGGTCGTAGCCCGACGCGGAACAGGACACGGCTCCGGACTCGGTGCCCGAAGGTGGGTCGTCGAGCAGACCATCGCTCTACTGCACCGGTTCCGCCGTCTGCGCATCCGCTGGGAGATCCGCGACGACATCCACTAA